One Mobula hypostoma chromosome 5, sMobHyp1.1, whole genome shotgun sequence DNA segment encodes these proteins:
- the LOC134346750 gene encoding uncharacterized protein LOC134346750 isoform X2: protein MMYSPNMHMIEVQPEIAHINTLRPDPGLRNTILRCFANLSTIKVSRWQTGEFSSPLRREKRGKQRPLDPHSSGKMEARLDAAASPGPTKGALVFFTSSTQCLRYCRSTPSASCSLPGELDLVWTMLLPATERLWSQHARAMCRLTMFQG, encoded by the exons ATGATGTACAGCCCAAACATGCACATGATCGAGGTTCAGCCGGAAATCGCACATATAAACACACTCAGACCTGATCCAG GACTAAGGAACACCATTTTAAGATGTTTCGCAAACCTATCGACCATCAAAGTCAGCAGATGGCAGACTGGTGAGTTCAGTTCTCCACTAAGAAGAGAGAAGCGTGGAAAGCAGAGGCCCTTAGACCCCCATTCTTCCGGTAAGATGGAGGCGCGTTTGGATGCAGCAGCCTCtccggggccaaccaaaggtgctctTGTCTTTTTTACGAGTTCCACACAATGCCTCAGGTACTGCAGATCTACCCCGTCAGCGAGCTGCTCATTGCCAGGAGAGCTGGATTTGGTGTGGACCATGTTGCTACCTGCTACAGAAAGGCTTTGGAGTCAGCATGCAAGGGCGATGTGCCGTCTAACG